In a genomic window of Punica granatum isolate Tunisia-2019 chromosome 6, ASM765513v2, whole genome shotgun sequence:
- the LOC116211242 gene encoding protein STRICTOSIDINE SYNTHASE-LIKE 4-like, with protein sequence MSDSTTVPPLPKNKPNRWPLTFATIFLVPVLTALIVYHYESFDPAELPVHEIVGRPTVAAPRVNSRMLDGSERVGEGKLPGPEDIAYDHESGLIYTGCNDGWVKRVRVNDSTVEEWVNTGGRPLGVVLSRQGELIVADTEKGLLRVSQSGSVELLTDEAEGVKFKLTDGVDVAEDGIIYFTDASYKYRFEEHIWDILEGRPYGRFMSFDPKNRRTNILVRDLYFANGVAVSPKQDFVVFCETILSRCLRYYISGKKNGTVDKFIELLPGVPDNIRYDGEGHFWIALSTEVSLSWQWALKYPVIRKGLAIMEKYLKRPHMEKNGGVFVVDLKGNPIAHYYDPRLSFLSGAAKIGNYLYCGSIAVPYITRLDLTLHGAQ encoded by the exons ATGTCCGACTCAACCACCGTGCCGCCTCTGCCAAAGAACAAGCCGAACCGGTGGCCCCTCACGTTTGCAACGATCTTCCTGGTCCCCGTGTTAACCGCCCTTATTGTCTACCACTATGAGTCCTTTGACCCGGCCGAGTTGCCTGTCCACGAGATCGTCGGTCGGCCCACTGTGGCAGCCCCGAGGGTCAACAGCCGCATGCTGGACGGCTCAGAGAGGGTTGGCGAGGGAAAACTGCCTGGCCCGGAAGACATAGCGTACGATCACGAATCGGGGCTCATTTACACAGGCTGTAACGACGGGTGGGTCAAGCGAGTCAGGGTGAACGATTCGACGGTGGAGGAGTGGGTGAACACCGGCGGCCGGCCTCTGGGGGTCGTACTTAGTCGGCAGGGAGAACTTATAGTGGCTGATACAGAAAAG GGACTTCTCAGAGTGAGCCAAAGTGGTTCAGTCGAACTGTTGACCGACGAGGCAGAGGGTGTGAAGTTCAAACTAACTGACGGCGTGGACGTCGCTGAAGATGGGATCATATACTTCACCGACGCTTCTTACAAGTATCGCTTCGAAGAGCACATCTGGGACATTCTGGAGGGCAGGCCCTACGGGCGGTTTATGAGCTTTGATCCTAAGAACAGGCGGACCAATATTTTGGTCCGAGACCTCTACTTTGCCAACGGAGTGGCAGTCTCACCGAAGCAGGATTTCGTGGTGTTCTGTGAAACTATCTT GAGCAGGTGCCTAAGGTATTACATAAGTGGCAAGAAAAATGGAACAGTCGATAAGTTCATCGAACTCCTACCTGGAGTTCCTGACAACATTCGGTACGATGGGGAAGGCCATTTTTGGATTGCATTATCCACG GAAGTTTCTCTTTCATGGCAGTGGGCACTGAAATATCCGGTAATCCGCAAAGGGCTCGCGATCATGGAGAAGTACCTGAAGCGACCGCACATGGAGAAGAACGGCGGAGTATTCGTGGTCGATCTCAAAGGAAACCCAATCGCACACTATTATGATCCCAGGCTGTCTTTCCTATCGGGTGCggctaaaataggaaactatTTGTACTGTGGATCCATTGCTGTTCCTTATATTACCCGTCTTGACTTGACCTTACATGGCGCCCAGTGA